The Oncorhynchus clarkii lewisi isolate Uvic-CL-2024 unplaced genomic scaffold, UVic_Ocla_1.0 unplaced_contig_10532_pilon_pilon, whole genome shotgun sequence genome includes the window ATACAgcattattgtcaccataaaatgTGAATAGAGGGCGTGCTTTCCAGGCAGAGTTAAAATGCCTGTTCACTCACACAAAGTTTTTAAACGGGTCTGATGTATAACGGGAACTGCGAATGTATGGTGTCTGCCAAGTTTTTAAATCTCTATTTTTAACCATAGATAGGCCTACATATTTTTTTCAGAAATTGCACACGCAGCAATTATTTTGTGTGAAATTGATGCAATTGCTACAAATGGGCCTCATTTATAACTATTGCGTAAATGTCACACTAAATATCCTCTTTGCACCATTTCTGAAAAGAATACTATGTATACAAATAGAGATATTTATAAACTTGACACAAGCAGATGTGCATGTTTCCCATTATAAATCAGACCTGTAGTAAAACTCTGCTTGGAAAAGTCctccattcaccttttatggtgacaataacgcgGTATAATTTGGAACTATTGGAATTAGGCAACAGCAGTTTCTAAAACTTCCATTCTTTCCATTCTGCCAATGGTAAATGGTGGTGGACCTGTCAGCAGAGCATTTCAATTCAACATGTCTTGCATTGACTGGACTACCTGCTAATTCTGAGACATTGTAAAGGAGAACAAATCAAAGAAAATACACAGCAGCTTCCTCACAGTGCTAGCATATATACTTCAATGGAAAATATCAATcacctgtttaaaaaaaaaaaattgacccctttttctccccaatttcgttgtatccaattgttgtagtagctactatcttgtctcatcgctacaactcccgtacgggctcgggagagacgaaggttgaatgtcatgcgtcctccgatacactacccaacccaaccagccgcactgcttcttaacacagcgcacccaacccggaagccagccgcatcaatgtgtcggaggctaccttggttagcgcgcactgcgcctggcccgccacaggagtcgctggtgcgcgatgagacaaggagatccctaccgaccaagccctccctaacccggacgacgctaggctaattgtgcgtcgccccacggacctccctgtCGCGGcaggttacgacagagcctgggcgcgaacccagggactctgatggcacagctgccgctgcagtacagcagtacagcgcccttaaccggGAGGCTCAATCACCTGTTAAATTCAGCTGTGTAGCCTACTATAAACTGCACTGCCTATGTGATTGCATAGCCTACAGCAAAACTTGAAATAAATAGCCTATCTATTTACTAGGCTTCTAGGCCAAATTAAATGACAGATGCGAGTGCTAATTTGATGTATGGCTCCTTCAGATACATGAACCCATTACAGCCAGATAAGGTGAGGAATGTAGTCTGCCATCATGATCATCATAAAATAAATAGGAAATAGATTTCTGTGTCTATTTATACAGTATTAGATTCCAAAAATAAAACACAGATTTTCACTCTTCTCACTAACGGCACATGGCTCCTTTACAATACTTCAACCCCTAGATAGATATTGTGTGTACGTGTGGTCTAAAGTTTGCAGGAAGCAAGTTCAGTTTTTATAAAAGCAAACTTTTGTTGTATATTTAAGTTTATAAATCAGTCCATTTGATTTATAACAGGAAACATGAGTATGTGTGGCATGCGCCAAGTTCATAAATGGCAATATTTGTATAGGTACATATTATTTGGATGTGTCTGTTATAGATATTTGATGGATGTGTCTgctatagatacagtgccttgcgaaagtattcggcccccttgaactttgcgaccttttgccacatttcaggcttcaaacataaaggtataaaactgtatttttttgtgaagaatcaacaacaagtgggacacaatcatgaagtggaacgacatttattggatatttcaaacttttttaacaaatcaaaaactgaaaaattgggcgtgcaaaattattcagcccctttactttcagtgcagcaaactctctccagaagttcagtgaggatctctgaatgatccaatgttgacctaaatgactaatgatgataaatacaatccacctgtgtgtaatcaagtctccgtataaatgcacctgcactgtgatagtctcagaggtccgttaaaagcgcagagagcatcatgaagaacaaggaacacaccaggcaggtccgagatactgttgtgaagatgtttaaagccggatttggatacaaaaatatttcccaagctttaaacatcccaaggagcactgtgcaagcgataatattgaaatggaaggagtatcagaccactgcaaatctaccaagacctggccgtccctctaaactttcagctcatacaaggagaagactgatcagagatgcagccaagaggcccatgatcactctggatgaactgcagagatctacagctgaggtgggagactctgtccataggacaacaatcagtcgtatattgcacaaatctgccctttatggaagagtggcaagaagaaagccatttcttaaagatatccataaaaagtgttgtttaaagtttgccacaagccaccagggagacacaccaaacatgtggaagaaggtgctctggtcagatgaaaccaaaattgaactttttggcaacaatgcaaaacgttatgtttggcgtaaaagcaacacagctcatcaccctgaacacaccatccccactgtcaaacatggtggtggcagcatcatggtttgggcctgcttttcttcagcagggacagggaagatggttaaaattgatgggaagatggatggagccaaatacaggaccattctggaagaaaacctgatggagtctgcaaaagacctgagactgggacagagatttgtcttccaacaagacaatgatccaaaacataaagcataatctacaatggaatggttcaaaaataaacatatccaggtgttagaatggccaagtcaaagtccatacctgaatccaatcgagaatctgtggaaagaactgaaaactgctgttttgcaaggaggaatgggaaaaaatgtcagtctctcgatgtgcaaaactgatagagacataccccaagtgacttacagctgtaatcgcagcaaaaggtggcgctacaaagtattaacttaagggggctgaataattttgcacgcccaatttttcagtttttgatttgttaaaaaagtttgaaatatccaataaatgtcgttccacttcatgattgtgtcccacttgttgttgattcttcacaaaaaatacagttttatatctttatgtttgaagcctgaaatgtggcaaaaggtcgcaaagttcaagggggccgaatactttcgcaaggcactgtatgtgatgtGGTATAATAGCATGGAGTCCATTCAAATGTTGAACTTTCCCTCAGCTGTCAAGGAGTCTGAATTTGTGGACTACAGTGCGACATTTAGTGACAGCCGAGATGCCAGCGTAGACGTGGAGACAAAATTGGCGGCAGATGCAGTTaatgtaaactttaacatggGGGCAAAACACGCCTCCACACACAAGTCGTCCCTTGGCAAACTGAAGAAAGAAGAGGTTGACCTGAAGTGGTTACAAAACAACTCAAAACACAAGTAAGCTACATCAGAATGGGGAAGAGGAAGTTTGAAAGGAAAGTTACAAGTGGGTCTTTGTCCATGTGTAAACACACACTATGATCAGTGAAACATGCTAAAACATTTGTAACATAATGTGACTGTGCCCCTGGGAGTTGAAGTGAACAACATAACTCACACAAAATTCCAGCTAAAAGCGGAAACAATCAATTTGATGCGAGTCAACTTCATGCCATTTCCAAAACCTTGTATTTCTGTCGAGCGAGAGACAGTTTCagggacttaaaaaaaaaaaacttaccgGCACCCCTAATGGAGAAAGTTCCAGATTTTGTCTAAATTGATTCAACGGCAGTTAACCTAGAGGTTAAGAGaactgggccagtaactgaaaggtcactggttagAACCCCCAGAATCCAcccaaggtggaaaaatctgctgttctcttgaacaaggcaggtaacaaCCCAAAAACACATGCTCCCCGGAGACCGATGACTTGACCGTCGATTTAGGCAGCTACCCGtaactctctgattcagaggggttgggttaaacgcAGAAGAAACAtttagttgaatgcattcagttgtgcaactgattaAGTATCCCCGTTGCATCATTTATTTGTGTCTCTCCTGCAGGCTTCTGGACATGTCCCACTATCTGATCCAGGAGGCCCGTAATAGTAGGTCTGTGTttggggtggtgatggagagGATTGTGACGAGTGAGCCGTGCTCGATAAGAGTAAAGAAGCATCAGGCTGGaaaatgtggtgctggagggaaGGTCACTGGAGTCCCGGTAGGTGTGAGAACAAGAgtaaccagccagccagcactTCTCAAATAACTGGTGACTGAGGCAGCACACCACTGCAGGCAAGCTGATATCCAACCCATGTGTCGGTAGCCGACATGGTGGTATGACGATATCCAAATCACGATAGCGTATCACAGATTTAAAGTGGAAGTCAATTAAGTCCATTTTTGTTGTAGAAACATAAATGGTTTGTTTCTGATTAACTCTAGTTTTTGGTTTATTTACAGGTGTCTGTAAAGGGGAAAGGCAAAGTACAAGAAGTCAAAGATGTGTTCCTGGAGATTCCTAAAAACACTGTCATTGCCTACAGCATTGATGAGATCATGGTCCAACTTGATGGACACTTTGGTGAGGGAGTAGTTCATTATAATAACTTGGATTCTTTGGTTTTCACTTTGGTATACCTTCATCGATCTACTAGTACAAAGCCACTCTATCCTTCAATGTGCTTATCCAGTACACTATCCAGTCTGTCTGGGGTTATAAAAGGttatattctattacagacacattaatgtacactgttaaattatatgtgagctaaacataaacaaaatatataatatatacactgagtgtacaaaacattaacctCTTACAGGTAGGCGAGACGCTaacgtctcaactggccaattgctgggggaaatgcagagcgccagattcaaaagattcaaataaaatgctataaaattcaaactttcattaaatcacacatgtaagatactcaattaaagctacactcgttgtgaatccagccaacatgtcagattctaaaaatgcttttcggcaaaagcataagaagctattatctgatagcctgcaccatctgcaccagcaCTGAACAAAGGAGCTAGCATATTACAACCCTGCGGGCGCTACACGaaacactgaaataaaatataaaacatgcattacctttgatgagcttcttttgttggcactccaatatgtcccataaacatcacaattggtccttttgttcgattaattccgtccatatatatcgaaaatgtccatttataaagcgcgtttgatacagaaaaaaacagcttacaaaaacgcaacgtcactacaaaatatttcaaaagttgcctataaactttgccaaaatatttcaaactacttttgtaatacaacgttaggtatttttaaacgttaataatcgatcaaattgtagacggggctatctgtgttcaatacaggaaagaaAAGAAACCAGCACTGCTTTTCACATCTTacgcaactcacaaaagtgtccccagttccgagttggtctacttcttcattgcacaaaggaataacctcaaccaaattccaaagactggcgacacctagtggaagcggtaggaactgaaaatagGTTCCTATGAAATATCCCATGGCAAAGACCatatagggaacagagaggggaaaaaaaaaatctgaacagttagtcctcagggttttgcctgctacataagttctgttatactcacagacatgattcaacagttttagaaacttcagagtgttttctatccaaatctttgaataatatgcatatcttatattcttggcatgagtagcaggaagttgaaattgggcacgctatttatccaaaagtggaaattctgccccctagttttattaagaacacctgctctttccatgacaggctgaccaggtgaatccaggtgatgctattatcccttattgatgtgaacactttcctaatattgagtcttTGCCCTcataacagcctcaattcgttcagggcatggactctacaaggtgtcgaaagcattccacagggatgttcaTCCATGTTGAtgtcaatgcttcccacagctgtgtcaagttggctggatatcctttgagcgggaaaaacccagcagcattgcagtacTTGACATAAACGACGtgggcctggcacctactaccataccccgttcaaaggcgcttaaatatgttgtcttgcacattcaccctctgaatggcacacatacataatccatgtccCAATTTCCTCAAGGGtagaaaatccttctttaacctgtctcctccccttcagctacactgatgaagtggatttaacaagtaacatcaataagggatcatatctttcacctggtcagtttgtgTTGATGGGTTCTGACTTTTCTAAATATTGTTAATTTCAGGTATCCTATTGAAATATTGAGTGCCAAAGTCTGTTTCTAAACCAGAAGTTAATGCTTATTAcctgggtggcagggtagcctagtggttagagtgtagaggcggcagggtagcctagtggttagagtgtagaggcggcagggtagcctagtggttagagtgtagaggcggcagggtagcctagtggttagagtgtagaggcggcagggtagcctagtggttagagtgtagaggcggcagggcagcctagtggttagagtgtagaggcggcagggtagcctagtggttagagtgtagaggcggcagggtagcctagtggttagagtgtagaggcggcagggtagcctagtggttagagtgtagaggcggcagggcagcctagtggttagattgtagaggcggcagggtagcctagtggttagagtgtagaggcggcagggtagcctagtggttagagtgtagaggcggcagggtagcctagtggttagagtgtagaggcggcagggtagcctagtggttagagtgtagaggcggcagggtagcctagtggttagagtgtagaggcggcagggtagcctagtggttagagtgtagaggcggcagggtagcctagtggttagagcgttggactagtaaccggaaggttgcaagtttaaaaacccctgaacaggcagttaacccactgttcctaggctgtcattgaaaataagaatttgttcttaactgacttgcctagataaataaaggtaaaaataaaataaatgaagcTTGGTTTGTATTGAgtcactgataagggtggagagATGTGGTTTAGTGAGGAATGGAGGTCAGGTATTGCCGGCATCACTTAATTTCATACAGCCTTGCTAGTCCAGGAGATAAATCAAAGGCTATAACACAATTAGGATGATAACATTCTCCAGATCAGGAAATAAACTATACAAAGTCCTAGTATACAAGTGTAGATTCAGGTTCACTGGTACATCATTGGTCTAAGACTGTAATCTAACCCTGCTGTGTTCACTGgttacagtacatcactggtctaagACTGTAATCTAACCCTGCTGTGTTCACTGgttacagtacatcactggtctaagACTGTAATCTAACCCTGCTGTGTTCACTGGTTACAGTACATCATTGGTCTAATACCCTGTTCTCTTGGCTATAGAGGTGCGCTCCTTTGGAAAGGGTGGGTTTGAAAGAGCCTGGAACCTTGTAGGTTCATGCAATATGCCCAAGGTCGTGTCGCTCCCAAAGGAATGCATCCTTCGTCAAGGTAATGATGCCACTGGATTGACAGAGCAGCTGTGTTTCTCCCTTCTCCATTTTCCTTACAGTTGTAGTTTAAATGAATCTGGTGATTTGATTGATGTGGTAATTGTTTGCATACTGTAAGTCTAGTGATGCTGtagtgaatgtactgtatgttgttatttGGGTGAAGCAGAAGCCCTAAATGTCAAGCTTATCCTTTAGTTACAATTGCAGCACATTTGTTGTGACTTTTTAAGTAATTCATAGAAAATAACATACTTTGAAATAGTGGCAGTTGAGTCCTGTGATTCTCTCAATCTGGATACAAACTTTGTGTTGTttaccactgggcacagatgtcagtcagttcaacgtctagttttgaatGACATTTGATTGAGGCTGTaaactaacatgaattcaacaAACATATTCACCATGTCTTTGGATTTAGGTCAAAAGTAGGTTGAAAAAAAGACTACATTCTTTTACCTTGATGATTTCCCCACTTTATTCAACATCACTACGTGTACATGTTTTTGTTGAAAGTGGAAACAATGTTGTTTCAACCTGTTTTTGTTTACAGTCTGTTGTGTGTTGACAGAACTGGCGAAACTGAGGGGTCATTTCCAGGTGCTGTCATCCCTGCCAACAGCTAAACGCTCCTCTCTGCTCCAGCTCCTCAAGACAACCatggaggacagagaggcagTCAGTGTACTGGAGAGTGTGGTGAGGCACTATTACGGATTACAAGCACTTAAAATAAATCAGTGGAGCTTTAGAGAAAAGTCTCTGAGGTACTATACCACTCAGTATTTCAGTTCCCTTAGTTTCTCATCTACACTCTTGTATGGCCGTCTCTCTCCTCACAGCTGGATCAGATGTTGGTTGATGAGACACCTGACATGGATGATCTTATGGAGGAGACTGAGAAGCAGACAGTCCAGACCATACTGGACCTTTTACATGAGTCTGATGGAACAAATGAGGGCCAGACATACGACGAGTCACCCTCACTGCTCTGTTCCATCAACCTCATTGTCAGCGCCATGAATGGTGAAATAGAGCAGAATTACATTACATCATCAGTTTATCATTACGTGGATCAATTCTGTTTCAACAACTTTTTTGATAATGACGTAACTTAACCTTTGACCCTGTCAACTGCGACACTCTTCCCGTTCCAGTTTCATGTCATGTGTTCACACGGCTCTAAATGAAGAAACGTTCATTAGTAGCACTGGTGCTCCCAACTTAAAAAAGTGTGCATATTTATTTTGTAGAAATGCCAGAtgggtgtctctctgtgttgggaTCCTGTTGCAGTCCTCCAATCTTACAGGCCCTGCAGATTCTGGTGAGTTCACACTTCCCCTTTTGCTACACTGGTAAACAAGTCTGTATACTTCTTCAAAAATACTGTACACTTAGCCTGGTAAACAGGTCTGTATTCAATACTTTACTGTATGTCCCAATCATCCATTTTTTTCTGACTAATcatatcagatctttttcagagctgatctgattgtcTAAACGCAGCCATACAGGCACAATACAGCAGTATATAATCATATTCCTGTGCTGCTTGTCCTCCAGGTGCAGCATGTGGCAGCAGGGAGTGGGGAGACCCTCTCTCTGAGAGATGCAGGTCTGGCTGTTCTGACTGAGGAGGAGCTGTATCAGAGGATAGAGAGTCTCTTTGGTCTCTCTGAAGTTAcactgaagagagagggggacacaCTGAGGACAGAGATGAAGGACCAGCCTGGATACCTTCCTCTAGTCATGAGTATCACTGTGAAAGGCCTGGCCTCTTTAGtgcaaggagggagagagagggagagagagagagagaccatgcaaCTTCTAGTTGAGCTGAAGAACTAGTGAAGAACAGTGAATGTATCCTTGTAATGTTTTCAGTAAAGTTCAACACACGATATCAGACGTCCCGACCTCCATTCTTCTAGTCATTAGATAATACAACATAAAGTGGGACATtacagaggggggagggagggagggagggaaggaggggggagggagggaggggatccTACGTTTGAGCATTGTCAAGTGACCCACATGACAATAACAGAAACAGAATCCTGTTCAAAATCCTGTTCACCAGAATCATGTCCCAAAAACAAGTCTGTTATTCTTGTAGACTCATTTGAAAGTGTAAACTTTCTCACATTACTGTGCTACCAGGTTCAAAAAGTATAAGAGGAAGTCCAGCACCCTGGTAATCTTGATGTCTAGAGAACCAGTGTGATTAAGTTGTTATTAATGATTCATTTTAATATTGATTCTTTACTCAAAGATAACATCGCCAATGCTCAATATGTGGTGTCAGTATGATAGTCCATCTCTGTGATATCTGTGAGATTCAGTGTttgaacaacaaaaacattttgtcATCAGAAACCCtatgcggtgtgtgtgtgagtgtgtgtgtgtgggtgaggggGTATGAGTGGGTTTATGTGTGGGTATGTGTCTATACATATGAAtgggagagtgaaggagggtgAATATGAATATAtgtaggagggtgggagagaatgGGTGTGTGGAGGACTAAGCTATATGTTGTGTGTGAATGAAGGAGAATGAATGAGGAAGTAGAGGGGAGGTGgtgataaactgggtctggtggaTAAGAGGGTAAGGATGGAAGGGTGGGACAAGCTTGGCTTGGGGAGGCAAGGGGGAGTAAAGATGGGAGATGGGGTTAAGCATGGCTTTGGTGGGGTTAAGGGGGGAGaacagggagggggggtggagagggatggatattgttagagagagagaaggaacaacTTAATTCTTCTACGTTGTCATCGCATTTCTTTATGACTTGTAAAACCGTTACAACATGAATAAGGATGTTGAAACATTATTATTCCTTGTTTGTCATTACAACTAAGATGTAATGGTGGTTATTGGTGAGAATGAAGAGGGTCTATATCCAGGGGATTGGGATTgggtgactgggagggcattAGACATTTCTCTGAGGTgaggggctatatccaggggattgggacggggtgactgggagggcattagacacttctctgaggtgaggggctatatccaggggattgggatggggtgactgggagggcattagacacttctctgaggtgaggggctatatccaggggattgggacggggtgactgggagggcattagacacttctctgaggtgaggggctatatccaggggattgggacggggtgactgggagggcattagacacttctctgaggtgaggggctatatccaggggattgggatggggtgactgggagggcattagacacttctctgaggtgaggggctatatccaggggattgggacggggtgactgggagggcattagacacttctctgaggtgaggggctatatccaggggattgggacggggtgactgggagggcattagacacttctctgaggtgaggggctatatccaggggattgggatggggtgactgggagggcattagacacttctctgaggtgaggggctatatccaggggattgggatggggtgactgggagggcattagacacttctctgaggtgaggggctatatccaggggattgggacggggtgactgggagggcattagacacttctctgaggtgaggggctatatccaggggattgggatggggtgactgggagggcattagacacttctctgaggtgaggggctatatccaggggattgggatggggtgactgggagggcattAGACATTTCTCTGAGGTgaggggctatatccaggggattgggatggggtgactgggagggcattagacacttctctgaggtgaggggctatatccaggggattgggatggggtgactgggagggcattagacacttctctgag containing:
- the LOC139404956 gene encoding gasdermin-E-like isoform X1; this encodes MATFASATENFVKNVDSDGNLIPVSSLNNCGKLNPLSLVLKQSPFFMKTKYTPTKLTLDDVFTKNTPLNPAVKESEFVDYSATFSDSRDASVDVETKLAADAVNVNFNMGAKHASTHKSSLGKLKKEEVDLKWLQNNSKHKLLDMSHYLIQEARNSRSVFGVVMERIVTSEPCSIRVKKHQAGKCGAGGKVTGVPVSVKGKGKVQEVKDVFLEIPKNTVIAYSIDEIMVQLDGHFEVRSFGKGGFERAWNLVGSCNMPKVVSLPKECILRQELAKLRGHFQVLSSLPTAKRSSLLQLLKTTMEDREAVSVLESVLDQMLVDETPDMDDLMEETEKQTVQTILDLLHESDGTNEGQTYDESPSLLCSINLIVSAMNEMPDGCLSVLGSCCSPPILQALQILVQHVAAGSGETLSLRDAGLAVLTEEELYQRIESLFGLSEVTLKREGDTLRTEMKDQPGYLPLVMSITVKGLASLVQGGRERERERETMQLLVELKN
- the LOC139404956 gene encoding gasdermin-E-like isoform X2, which gives rise to MATFASATENFVKNVDSDGNLIPVSSLNNCGKLNPLSLVLKQSPFFMKTKYTPTKLTLDDVFTKNTPLNPAVKESEFVDYSATFSDSRDASVDVETKLAADAVNVNFNMGAKHASTHKSSLGKLKKEEVDLKWLQNNSKHKLLDMSHYLIQEARNSRSVFGVVMERIVTSEPCSIRVKKHQAGKCGAGGKVTGVPVSVKGKGKVQEVKDVFLEIPKNTVIAYSIDEIMVQLDGHFEVRSFGKGGFERAWNLVGSCNMPKVVSLPKECILRQVCCVLTELAKLRGHFQVLSSLPTAKRSSLLQLLKTTMEDREAVSVLESVLDQMLVDETPDMDDLMEETEKQTVQTILDLLHESDGTNEGQTYDESPSLLCSINLIVSAMNGEIEQNYITSSVYHYVDQFCFNNFFDNDVT